One genomic window of Actinoalloteichus hoggarensis includes the following:
- a CDS encoding DUF397 domain-containing protein, which translates to MTSYGAQDMKAKPTEFSRFDFRTSSYSGENGNNCVEVARLTDVVGLRDSKVEFGSSHDVVLRVSPSTFAGLLTAVKDGRF; encoded by the coding sequence ATGACCAGCTATGGAGCCCAGGACATGAAAGCCAAGCCGACTGAGTTCTCTCGGTTCGACTTCCGTACGTCCAGTTACAGCGGCGAGAACGGCAATAACTGTGTCGAGGTCGCGCGGCTGACCGATGTGGTCGGTCTGCGTGACAGCAAGGTCGAGTTCGGCTCCTCGCACGACGTGGTGCTTCGGGTGTCGCCGTCGACCTTCGCAGGCCTGCTGACCGCAGTGAAGGACGGGCGGTTCTAG
- a CDS encoding DNA-directed RNA polymerase subunit beta', with protein sequence MLDVNFFDELRIGLATADDIRQWSYGEVKKPETINYRTLKPEKDGLFCEKIFGPMRDWECYCGKYKRVRFKGIVCERCGVEVTRSRVRRERMGHIELAAPVTHIWYFKGVPSRLGYLLDLAPKDLEKIIYFAAYVITSVNTELRHNDLPTLENEFGVERKRVEEKRDADIEARAQKLEADLAELEAEGAKSDVRRKVKEGGEREMRQLRDRAQRELDRLDEIWTTFTKLEPKQLVPDELIYRELYDRYGDYFTGGMGAEAIQSLLGTFDIGREAEILRETIRSGKGQKKLRALKRLKVVAAFLATGNSPQGMVLDCTPVIPPDLRPMVQLDGGRFATSDLNDLYRRVINRNNRLKRLIDLGAPEIIVNNEKRMLQEAVDALFDNGRRGRPVTGPGNRPLKSLSDLLKGKQGRFRQNLLGKRVDYSGRSVIVVGPQLKLHQCGLPKQMALELFKPFVMKRLVDLNHAQNIKSAKRMVERQRGQVWDVLEEVITEHPVLLNRAPTLHRLGIQAFEPQLVEGKAIQLHPLVCEAFNADFDGDQMAVHLPLSAEAQAEARILMLSSNNILSPASGRPLAMPRLDMVTGIYFLTKLREGSAGEGQAFSSPSEAIMAYDRGLLSLHAKAKIRVTDRVPPKGREPEDWEPGKPWLAETTLGRVLFNDLLPADYPFIDELLPKKKQAAIVNDLAERYPMVVVAQTLDKLKDAGFHWATRSGITISISDVVVPADKQEILDKYELEASRIEKRYQRGALSYTERNSELVKVWQRAKDEVAEAMEKNFPEDNPIPTIVKSGAAGNMTQVVQLAGMRGVVSNTKGEYIPRPIKANFREGLSVLEYFISTHGTRKGLADTAIRTADSGYLTRRLVDVSQDVIIRETDCGTERGIIMPIGESGPDGKLVWDVHVETSVFSRSSAEDVTDEDGNVLLARGSDLGDSAIETLLAANVSKLKVRSVLTCESAVGVCAVCYGRSMATGKLVDIGEAVGIVAAQSIGEPGTQLTMRTFHQGGVAGDDITTGLPRVQELFEARIPKGKAPISEVDGRIQMEEGERFRKITIIPDDGSEEIVHDKLSRRQWLATIKVDDSERPLQDGDRVTVGQQLLEGAVDPHEVLRVMGPREAQLHLVREVQKVYRTQSVSIHDKHIEVIVRQMLRRVTVIDSGSTEFLPASWAERSVFEAANRRVVAQGGEPASGRPVLMGITKASLATESWLSAASFQETTRVLTDAAINGKSDKLVGLKENVIIGKLIPAGTGINRYRHIQVQPTEEARAAAYAIPSYDDGYYTPDVFGTGTGAAVPLDDYDFGRDFR encoded by the coding sequence GTGCTGGACGTCAACTTCTTCGATGAACTCCGTATCGGCCTGGCCACGGCAGACGACATTCGTCAGTGGTCCTACGGCGAGGTCAAGAAGCCCGAGACCATCAACTACCGCACGCTCAAGCCGGAGAAGGACGGGCTCTTCTGCGAGAAGATCTTCGGTCCCATGCGGGACTGGGAGTGCTACTGCGGCAAGTACAAGCGTGTCCGATTCAAGGGCATCGTCTGTGAGCGATGCGGCGTCGAGGTGACCCGGTCCAGGGTCCGTCGTGAGCGCATGGGCCACATCGAACTGGCCGCCCCGGTCACCCACATCTGGTACTTCAAGGGTGTGCCCAGCCGGCTGGGCTACCTGCTCGACCTGGCGCCCAAGGATCTCGAGAAGATCATCTACTTCGCGGCGTACGTGATCACCTCGGTGAACACCGAGCTGCGGCACAACGACCTGCCCACGCTGGAGAACGAGTTCGGCGTGGAGCGCAAGCGCGTCGAGGAGAAGCGCGACGCCGACATCGAGGCCCGCGCGCAGAAGCTCGAGGCCGACCTCGCCGAGCTGGAGGCCGAGGGCGCCAAGAGCGACGTCCGCCGCAAGGTCAAGGAGGGCGGCGAGCGGGAGATGCGCCAGCTCCGCGACCGCGCTCAGCGTGAGCTGGACCGGCTCGACGAGATCTGGACGACCTTCACCAAGCTGGAGCCCAAGCAGCTCGTCCCCGACGAGCTGATCTACCGCGAGCTCTACGACCGGTACGGCGACTACTTCACCGGCGGCATGGGCGCGGAGGCGATCCAGTCGCTGCTGGGCACCTTCGACATCGGCCGCGAGGCGGAGATCCTTCGGGAGACCATCCGCAGCGGCAAGGGACAGAAGAAGCTCCGGGCGCTGAAGCGGCTCAAGGTCGTGGCGGCGTTCCTGGCCACCGGGAACAGCCCGCAGGGCATGGTCCTGGACTGCACCCCGGTGATCCCGCCGGATCTGCGTCCGATGGTTCAGCTCGACGGCGGCCGGTTCGCCACCTCCGACCTGAACGACCTGTACCGCCGGGTGATCAACCGGAACAACCGCCTCAAGCGACTGATCGACCTCGGCGCGCCCGAGATCATCGTCAACAACGAGAAGCGGATGCTCCAGGAGGCCGTCGACGCGCTGTTCGACAACGGCCGCCGTGGTCGCCCCGTCACCGGTCCGGGCAACCGACCGTTGAAGTCGCTGTCCGACCTGCTCAAGGGCAAGCAGGGCCGGTTCCGGCAGAACCTGCTCGGCAAGCGGGTGGACTACTCCGGCCGTTCGGTCATCGTGGTCGGCCCCCAGCTGAAGCTGCACCAGTGCGGTCTGCCGAAGCAGATGGCGTTGGAGCTGTTCAAGCCGTTCGTGATGAAGCGGCTGGTCGATCTCAACCACGCGCAGAACATCAAGTCGGCGAAGCGGATGGTCGAGCGGCAGCGCGGCCAGGTGTGGGACGTCCTGGAAGAGGTCATCACCGAGCACCCGGTGCTGCTGAACCGGGCACCGACGCTGCACCGGCTGGGCATCCAGGCCTTCGAGCCGCAGCTGGTCGAGGGCAAGGCCATCCAGCTTCACCCGCTGGTCTGTGAGGCTTTCAACGCCGACTTCGACGGCGACCAGATGGCGGTGCACCTGCCGCTGTCGGCCGAGGCGCAGGCCGAGGCGCGCATCCTGATGCTGTCCAGCAACAACATCCTGTCGCCCGCGTCGGGTCGTCCGCTGGCCATGCCGCGGCTGGACATGGTCACCGGCATCTACTTCCTCACGAAGCTGCGTGAGGGGTCGGCGGGCGAGGGCCAGGCGTTCTCCTCCCCGTCCGAGGCGATCATGGCCTACGACCGGGGGCTCCTCTCGCTGCACGCCAAGGCGAAGATCCGAGTCACCGACCGGGTCCCGCCGAAGGGCAGGGAACCCGAGGACTGGGAGCCGGGCAAGCCCTGGCTGGCCGAGACCACCCTCGGGCGCGTGCTGTTCAACGATCTGCTGCCCGCCGACTACCCGTTCATCGACGAGCTGCTTCCGAAGAAGAAGCAGGCCGCGATCGTGAACGACCTCGCGGAGCGCTACCCGATGGTGGTCGTGGCGCAGACCCTGGACAAGCTCAAGGACGCGGGTTTCCACTGGGCCACCCGCTCGGGCATCACGATCTCCATCTCGGACGTGGTGGTCCCGGCGGACAAGCAGGAGATCCTCGACAAGTACGAGCTGGAGGCCAGCCGGATCGAGAAGCGCTACCAGCGTGGCGCGCTCTCGTACACGGAGCGCAACAGCGAGCTGGTCAAGGTCTGGCAGCGGGCGAAGGACGAAGTCGCGGAAGCGATGGAGAAGAACTTCCCCGAGGACAACCCGATCCCCACGATCGTGAAGTCCGGTGCCGCCGGAAACATGACGCAGGTCGTGCAGCTGGCCGGTATGCGTGGCGTGGTGTCCAACACCAAGGGTGAGTACATCCCTCGGCCGATCAAGGCGAACTTCCGCGAAGGCCTGTCGGTGCTGGAGTACTTCATCTCCACGCACGGCACGCGAAAGGGTCTCGCCGACACCGCCATCCGTACCGCCGACTCGGGCTACCTGACCCGGCGTCTGGTGGACGTCTCGCAGGACGTCATCATCCGCGAGACGGACTGCGGGACCGAGCGCGGCATCATCATGCCGATCGGCGAGAGCGGCCCCGACGGAAAGCTCGTCTGGGACGTCCACGTCGAGACCAGCGTCTTCTCGCGCAGCTCCGCGGAGGACGTCACCGACGAGGACGGCAACGTGCTGCTGGCACGCGGATCGGATCTCGGCGACTCGGCGATCGAGACGCTGCTCGCGGCGAACGTGTCGAAGCTCAAGGTGCGCAGCGTGCTCACCTGTGAGTCGGCCGTCGGCGTGTGCGCGGTCTGCTACGGCCGCTCGATGGCGACCGGCAAGCTGGTCGACATCGGCGAGGCCGTCGGCATCGTCGCCGCGCAGTCGATCGGTGAGCCCGGCACGCAGCTGACGATGCGTACGTTCCACCAGGGCGGCGTCGCCGGTGACGACATCACCACGGGTCTGCCTCGCGTGCAGGAGCTGTTCGAGGCTCGCATCCCCAAGGGCAAGGCGCCGATCTCCGAGGTCGACGGCCGAATCCAGATGGAGGAGGGCGAGCGCTTCCGGAAGATCACCATCATTCCGGACGACGGCAGCGAGGAGATCGTCCACGACAAGCTGTCCCGGCGGCAGTGGCTGGCCACCATCAAGGTGGACGACAGTGAGCGTCCGCTGCAGGACGGCGACCGTGTGACGGTCGGTCAGCAGCTGCTCGAGGGCGCGGTGGACCCGCACGAGGTGCTGCGGGTCATGGGTCCCAGGGAGGCTCAGCTTCACCTGGTGCGCGAGGTGCAGAAGGTGTACCGGACGCAGAGCGTGTCGATCCACGACAAGCACATCGAGGTCATCGTCCGGCAGATGCTCCGCCGAGTCACGGTCATCGACTCGGGCTCCACGGAGTTCCTGCCCGCTTCCTGGGCGGAGCGCAGCGTGTTCGAGGCTGCCAACCGTCGGGTGGTGGCGCAGGGCGGCGAGCCCGCGTCGGGTCGTCCCGTGCTGATGGGCATCACGAAGGCGTCGCTGGCCACCGAGTCGTGGCTGTCGGCGGCCTCCTTCCAGGAGACGACCAGGGTGCTCACCGATGCCGCGATCAACGGCAAGAGCGACAAGCTGGTCGGCCTGAAGGAGAACGTGATCATCGGTAAGCTGATCCCGGCGGGCACCGGCATCAACCGGTACCGGCACATCCAGGTGCAGCCGACCGAGGAGGCGCGGGCCGCGGCGTACGCGATCCCGTCCTACGACGACGGCTACTACACCCCGGACGTGTTCGGCACCGGCACGGGTGCCGCGGTGCCGCTGGACGACTACGACTTCGGCCGCGACTTCCGCTGA
- a CDS encoding sensor histidine kinase — protein sequence MTVTPPIEVLRRRTAVTIAGSAVTAAMLPVVLILSHGATGPADVVLILGSVAFMPLHWYCLRSGLRSPATPVTRRVTVPLLALSVLLALLGSAQSAVGWLWFVVIGFAVADLSIGRPIGVVRVFVVVAGCLAGMSAVLVAWQQAPADAGRLALVGGLVLFLVGGMVYSEPSSLSSWRSMMELDTARRHSTEIGAQRERLRLSEDLHDMLGHTLEVVALKAELATRLGSADPERARTEMAEVQRLARDSLQEVRELVRERQETDLVVELRSVVALLDAAGITCDVQGDPADFDQLTRRLFGRVLRESTTNLLRHAEPARCRIELVTNRRDSSLTVVNDGTVDHSDGRPEGTGLAGLARRLAEHGGTVSAGPGPGPGTFQVAASLPAASLRGAR from the coding sequence ATGACCGTGACTCCGCCGATCGAGGTGCTGCGCCGCCGCACCGCGGTCACCATCGCCGGCTCCGCCGTCACGGCCGCCATGCTGCCCGTGGTGCTGATCCTCTCCCATGGCGCGACCGGCCCTGCGGACGTCGTGCTCATCCTGGGTTCCGTCGCGTTCATGCCGCTGCACTGGTACTGCCTGCGGTCGGGCCTGCGCTCCCCCGCCACGCCGGTGACGCGACGGGTGACGGTGCCGTTGCTGGCGCTCTCCGTGCTCCTCGCGCTGCTGGGCAGCGCGCAGTCCGCCGTCGGCTGGCTGTGGTTCGTCGTCATCGGATTCGCGGTGGCCGATCTGTCGATCGGCCGACCCATCGGCGTCGTCCGGGTCTTCGTCGTCGTCGCAGGTTGTCTGGCCGGGATGAGCGCCGTGCTCGTCGCCTGGCAGCAGGCTCCGGCCGATGCCGGTCGGCTCGCCCTCGTCGGCGGACTGGTGCTCTTCCTGGTGGGCGGGATGGTCTACAGCGAGCCCAGTTCGCTGAGCAGCTGGCGTTCGATGATGGAACTGGACACCGCGCGTCGTCATTCGACGGAGATCGGCGCGCAACGCGAGCGGCTGCGTCTCTCGGAGGATCTGCACGACATGCTGGGCCACACCCTGGAGGTGGTGGCGCTCAAGGCCGAACTGGCCACCAGGCTGGGGTCGGCGGACCCGGAGCGCGCGAGAACGGAGATGGCCGAGGTGCAGCGCCTGGCCAGAGACTCGTTGCAGGAGGTGCGGGAACTGGTCCGGGAACGGCAGGAGACGGATCTGGTCGTGGAACTCCGCAGCGTCGTCGCCCTGCTGGATGCGGCGGGCATCACGTGTGACGTCCAGGGAGATCCCGCCGACTTCGATCAGCTGACGCGCAGGCTCTTCGGCCGGGTCCTGCGCGAGTCGACGACGAATCTGCTGCGTCATGCCGAACCCGCCCGCTGTCGGATCGAACTCGTCACGAATCGGAGGGACTCCTCGTTGACCGTCGTCAACGACGGAACGGTCGACCACTCCGATGGGAGGCCGGAAGGCACGGGGCTGGCCGGGCTCGCCAGGCGACTGGCCGAGCACGGCGGCACGGTGTCGGCCGGACCGGGGCCAGGGCCTGGCACATTCCAGGTGGCGGCGTCGCTGCCCGCGGCCTCCCTGCGCGGTGCGCGGTGA
- the rpsG gene encoding 30S ribosomal protein S7 has product MPRKGPAPKRPLISDPVYASPLVTQLINKVLVDGKRSVAEKIVYEAMEGSREKTGTDPVVTLKRALDNVKPALEVRSRRVGGATYQVPVEVRASRSTTLALRWLVGFARQRREKTMVERLTNELLDASNGLGASVKRREDTHKMAESNKAFAHYRW; this is encoded by the coding sequence ATGCCCCGCAAGGGACCGGCCCCCAAGCGGCCGCTTATCTCCGACCCGGTGTACGCCTCGCCGCTGGTGACCCAGCTCATCAACAAGGTGCTGGTCGACGGCAAGCGTTCGGTGGCTGAGAAGATCGTGTACGAGGCCATGGAGGGCAGCCGCGAGAAGACCGGCACGGACCCGGTCGTCACGCTCAAGCGCGCGCTCGACAACGTCAAGCCCGCCTTGGAGGTGCGCAGCCGCCGTGTCGGTGGCGCGACCTACCAGGTGCCCGTGGAGGTGCGGGCCAGCCGCTCCACCACGCTGGCTCTGCGGTGGCTGGTCGGATTCGCCCGTCAGCGTCGTGAGAAGACGATGGTCGAACGCCTGACGAACGAGCTGCTGGACGCGAGCAACGGACTCGGGGCGAGCGTCAAGCGCCGCGAAGACACGCACAAGATGGCCGAGTCGAACAAGGCCTTCGCGCATTACCGCTGGTGA
- a CDS encoding Scr1 family TA system antitoxin-like transcriptional regulator, which yields MAKVTPTAKKLLLGREIAYLRDRAGLSQSEAAALIEKRQSQFTALESGQASITPGDLRLLLDGLGVTEEQHISALLELRRGNHQRGRWTGIRSLYNEDFRTLVDLEEHCDLIRTVECEVPPGLLQCEAFTRALYSYAHTGPDLDDRVQARLARQAIYHKADPPQAAFVISESALRRQYGPPEVMREQIDYMIGLSTLPNVRLQVLPFKTRVQSASIRDGFVLLRIPSPGVAGPLEFAYTENEAELRYLDDKRTVAILDTAWARLAGAALSFEDSRGFLRAVADEYC from the coding sequence ATGGCGAAGGTCACGCCAACCGCAAAGAAGCTGTTGCTCGGCCGCGAGATCGCCTACCTGCGAGATCGCGCGGGGCTGTCCCAGAGCGAAGCCGCCGCGTTGATCGAGAAGCGCCAGAGTCAGTTCACCGCCCTGGAGTCCGGCCAGGCGAGTATCACCCCCGGCGACCTGCGGCTGCTGCTCGACGGTCTGGGCGTCACCGAGGAGCAGCACATCAGCGCCCTGCTGGAGTTACGCCGGGGCAATCATCAGCGGGGAAGATGGACCGGCATTCGCAGTCTCTACAACGAGGACTTCCGGACCCTGGTCGACCTCGAGGAGCACTGCGATCTGATCCGCACCGTCGAGTGCGAGGTGCCGCCAGGACTGTTGCAGTGCGAGGCGTTCACCAGGGCGCTCTACTCCTATGCGCACACCGGGCCTGATCTCGACGACCGCGTGCAGGCCCGGCTCGCCAGACAGGCGATCTATCACAAGGCCGACCCGCCGCAGGCGGCGTTCGTGATCTCCGAGTCGGCCTTGCGGCGACAGTACGGCCCGCCGGAGGTCATGCGGGAGCAGATCGACTACATGATCGGCCTGTCCACGCTGCCCAACGTCCGTCTCCAGGTGCTTCCCTTCAAGACCAGGGTGCAGAGCGCGTCCATCAGGGACGGCTTCGTGCTCCTGCGCATCCCGTCGCCGGGCGTCGCCGGCCCGTTGGAGTTCGCCTACACCGAGAACGAGGCCGAACTGCGGTACCTGGACGACAAGCGGACGGTGGCCATATTGGACACGGCCTGGGCCCGATTGGCCGGCGCGGCACTGAGCTTCGAGGACTCACGCGGATTTCTGCGGGCGGTGGCCGATGAGTACTGTTGA
- a CDS encoding response regulator transcription factor, whose translation MIRVMLVDDERLTRDAVAALLALEPDLDVVGQAADGEEAVRLALELVPDIVVLDVEMPGLQGPEVVERIMASAEGIRCVILTRHARPGVLRRALAAGARGFLPKNVPVAELAEAIRQVRAGRRHVDESMAADALAEWPCPLTCREREILAMVTDSRTAADIARLAHLSAGTVRNYLSSAMTKLAARTRAEAARIARDHGWI comes from the coding sequence GTGATCCGCGTGATGCTGGTCGACGACGAGCGGCTGACCCGAGACGCGGTGGCGGCGCTGCTCGCGCTGGAACCGGATCTCGACGTGGTCGGCCAGGCGGCGGACGGCGAGGAGGCCGTGCGGCTGGCCTTGGAGCTGGTTCCGGACATCGTGGTGCTGGACGTCGAGATGCCCGGACTCCAGGGCCCGGAAGTGGTCGAACGCATCATGGCGTCGGCCGAGGGCATCCGATGCGTGATCCTCACCCGGCATGCCCGTCCGGGAGTGCTACGGCGGGCCCTCGCCGCCGGGGCGCGGGGCTTCCTGCCGAAGAACGTGCCGGTCGCCGAACTGGCGGAGGCGATCCGACAGGTGCGTGCGGGCAGACGCCACGTCGACGAGTCGATGGCCGCCGACGCGCTGGCGGAATGGCCGTGCCCGCTGACCTGCCGCGAGCGCGAGATCCTGGCGATGGTCACCGACTCCCGCACCGCGGCCGACATCGCCCGGCTGGCCCACCTGTCCGCCGGGACGGTGCGCAACTACCTCTCCTCGGCGATGACCAAGCTCGCCGCGCGAACCCGGGCGGAAGCCGCACGCATCGCCCGAGATCACGGATGGATCTGA
- the rpsL gene encoding 30S ribosomal protein S12: protein MPTIQQLVRKGRQDKVAKTKTAALKGSPQRRGVCTRVYTTTPKKPNSALRKVARVKLTSGIEVTAYIPGEGHNLQEHSMVLVRGGRVKDLPGVRYKIIRGSLDTQGVKNRKQARSRYGAKKEKS, encoded by the coding sequence ATGCCCACGATCCAGCAGCTGGTCCGCAAGGGCCGCCAGGACAAGGTCGCGAAGACCAAGACCGCGGCGCTCAAGGGGAGCCCGCAGCGGCGCGGTGTGTGCACCCGCGTCTACACGACCACCCCTAAGAAGCCCAACTCGGCGCTGCGCAAGGTCGCGCGTGTCAAGCTGACCAGCGGCATCGAGGTGACGGCCTACATCCCCGGTGAGGGCCACAACCTGCAGGAGCACTCGATGGTGCTCGTTCGTGGCGGCCGTGTGAAGGACCTGCCCGGTGTTCGTTACAAGATCATCCGTGGCTCCCTTGACACGCAGGGCGTGAAGAACCGCAAGCAGGCCCGCAGCCGGTACGGTGCGAAGAAGGAGAAGAGCTAA